In the genome of [Mycoplasma] phocae, one region contains:
- a CDS encoding putative immunoglobulin-blocking virulence protein, whose translation MKFFKKKRNKILLGVVTSAAVISIVVGTGLYFLNSDSARNQLRSISAAEINSQLINKDNLDIRNANSSVNDNNLKEINDPQKINPKKDDKIITAPDRKRPESKKENHKDIKKEEQRPGPIIEKIEENNSKRDDQDGIEETYVDFGDIKVKVKIRRPGRKIRPTERHLANREEYLNDIVGQLISVDVTDELIKKNSENIVNSFKNSIFPNDLKQFKETDPSVMASLIHINRRNPYYENLFDRYRLLFDNPNDKVKEFLTEKGKSIYDIDIKKRYIDTVNRLNAEHAKKYQELLDFGKKAPPNDSPKFDEYSKEFQKISTMLTEIKYDIEKAKYYKYSQLIANLDFTKFSSISSDINANLHKGLVIDPNERNVYVDSEGNLNSYASSPLLNHVTSRNERDNSKKRAFGIPGYFGRSSDDVSQGNYPGWHKSDVTRDPEFRFLEINGNEGIQIHKLTKDLSSKLETKRDVGYVVTIDASNKLGYAKTLDLIKKLKQNNKEITSYRIKNIGLTNNNQDFFNIFKELPENLPQLELFFEGSNTSALIALETKKIDELAVYTTGNSLADHWSINPYALKGVAWVNNLDYNVSWDYPKNAKIASRITFDSISFEESDFKQGLTRVNDGLKIAYWVRNNEPIFQGGFGPGLDPDNNEKGNSYPVGLDLTRVTSKKSLKGLQFKREEGDPDSSKRRLKGIGLYNDSSIFTIDVDDLNDGQFDILDTNPYAQPRSKIYFSNGTQTRTIKITNNKKIRLDGSGKTNLQMLLKYSPDNFNSGTKIEIDKTDSGLVSDLSGFNISESNGIEIA comes from the coding sequence ATGAAATTTTTCAAGAAAAAAAGAAATAAAATCTTGTTGGGAGTTGTTACATCAGCTGCCGTTATTTCTATTGTAGTGGGAACAGGATTATATTTTCTAAATTCCGATTCGGCTAGAAATCAACTTAGAAGTATTTCAGCTGCCGAAATTAATTCACAACTAATTAATAAGGATAACCTTGATATAAGAAATGCAAATTCTTCAGTTAATGACAACAATTTGAAAGAAATTAATGATCCTCAAAAAATTAATCCTAAAAAAGATGACAAAATTATTACTGCTCCAGATCGAAAAAGACCTGAAAGTAAAAAAGAAAATCATAAAGATATTAAAAAAGAAGAACAAAGACCCGGTCCAATTATTGAAAAAATAGAAGAAAATAATTCAAAACGGGATGACCAAGATGGTATCGAAGAAACATATGTGGATTTTGGAGATATAAAAGTTAAGGTAAAAATTAGAAGACCTGGCCGTAAAATCAGACCAACAGAAAGACATTTAGCGAACCGCGAGGAATATCTAAATGATATAGTTGGGCAATTAATTTCTGTTGATGTTACGGATGAATTGATCAAGAAGAATTCGGAAAATATCGTAAACTCATTTAAAAATAGTATTTTTCCCAATGATCTAAAACAATTTAAGGAAACAGATCCATCTGTAATGGCTTCATTAATTCATATTAATCGAAGAAACCCTTACTATGAAAATTTATTTGATAGATATCGTTTGTTATTTGATAATCCAAATGACAAAGTTAAAGAATTCCTGACCGAAAAAGGTAAGTCTATTTATGATATAGATATTAAAAAAAGATATATTGATACCGTTAATAGATTAAATGCCGAACATGCTAAAAAATATCAAGAACTTCTTGATTTTGGAAAAAAAGCTCCACCAAATGATAGTCCAAAATTTGATGAATACTCAAAGGAATTTCAAAAAATTAGCACCATGCTTACCGAAATTAAATATGATATCGAAAAGGCTAAATATTACAAATATTCACAACTAATAGCTAATTTAGACTTTACTAAATTCAGTAGTATATCTTCTGACATAAATGCAAATCTTCATAAAGGTTTGGTTATTGATCCAAATGAACGTAATGTCTACGTTGATAGTGAGGGTAATTTGAATTCATATGCAAGTAGTCCTCTTCTAAACCATGTTACATCAAGAAATGAAAGAGATAATTCAAAAAAACGTGCCTTTGGTATTCCTGGATATTTTGGAAGAAGTTCTGATGATGTAAGCCAAGGTAATTATCCAGGCTGACATAAATCTGATGTTACACGTGATCCAGAATTTAGATTCTTAGAAATTAATGGAAATGAAGGAATTCAAATTCATAAACTAACAAAAGATTTAAGCTCAAAATTAGAAACAAAACGAGATGTGGGATATGTTGTTACTATCGATGCTTCAAATAAGTTAGGTTATGCCAAAACATTAGACCTAATTAAAAAACTAAAACAAAATAATAAAGAAATTACTTCATATCGAATTAAAAACATCGGATTAACTAATAATAATCAAGATTTTTTCAATATATTTAAAGAATTACCAGAGAATTTGCCACAATTAGAATTATTCTTTGAGGGAAGTAATACTTCGGCTCTTATAGCACTTGAAACTAAAAAAATTGATGAACTCGCAGTTTATACCACTGGAAATTCATTAGCAGATCACTGGTCAATTAATCCATATGCTTTAAAAGGTGTAGCATGGGTTAATAACCTCGATTATAATGTAAGTTGAGACTATCCAAAAAATGCAAAAATTGCATCTAGAATAACCTTTGATAGCATTAGTTTTGAAGAATCTGACTTTAAGCAAGGATTAACTAGAGTTAATGATGGTTTAAAAATTGCTTATTGAGTTAGAAATAACGAACCAATTTTTCAAGGGGGATTTGGCCCCGGTTTAGATCCAGATAATAACGAAAAAGGAAATAGCTATCCAGTAGGTTTAGATTTAACTAGAGTAACATCGAAAAAATCATTAAAAGGATTGCAATTCAAGCGCGAAGAAGGCGATCCAGACAGTAGCAAACGTCGCCTAAAAGGAATTGGTTTATATAATGATAGTTCAATTTTCACTATTGATGTTGATGATCTTAATGATGGGCAATTTGATATATTGGATACAAATCCATATGCACAACCAAGATCTAAAATTTACTTTAGCAATGGCACTCAAACAAGAACAATCAAGATCACAAATAATAAAAAAATTAGACTAGATGGTTCTGGTAAAACTAATTTACAAATGCTTTTAAAATACAGTCCAGATAACTTTAATTCTGGAACAAAAATTGAAATTGACAAAACTGACAGTGGCTTAGTTAGTGATTTAAGTGGTTTTAATATTTCAGAAAGTAATGGTATTGAAATTGCATAA
- the mip gene encoding Ig-specific serine endopeptidase MIP, with amino-acid sequence MKKNLKKYLFAPIVLLTPLALIACKVTKNSGDSSETDLKKLTPEKIREKLNNINEFDIIQFNEYKIEKSQIKPSDIIDLSKIIVQPKEASLKDKVKVEVIGIKDVKDSEGMLTLVLQISYDNITTQKDFVVSGFRKFVDPTIDLGFVKKFSPDNLQDYIDSDLYKQFELDNKKYIDNFLRNAINFYSNGDISKWRENIKRDPKLISKYDEIARELHLDDFNSALLKGFALPQKEGNQKKISLYDGPEVPKAPGWSDIAGRDVNKAYGVPRILPNQKYKDYALDTYSVTFTWPDEKKNQETNSKNNFRQTHGTMWTMDFVKRDDGKYPTKWYFGTNMHVADTFVDTTVSISLTNIKKEVGLNTKLPLLNGDRFREFFNVNNLKINDGNKGAANVIFEAKDFLNIDPANYLIKEQQDKYKDFKEMLDFAVIEIDFEKFENSKPKEFPDVESWVKEITHNYANETKRHIKFLSKTYLTNYDKAKFSLDAKKAITENKDNFYIIGYPISTFDWGLDMYEDKDYDVNTRKFKQSLWINGESSLFNTTNVTNQDSTQKFRQENGNRLSSNLGFRTFGDKPGLLDAFIGFPKISNEKRDDFYTKTDKDGKKSYFINFGLEYSPRHFSPEPGASGSVIRNQNNELVAVFHSKHALTNSGLAAAFRSEGYDYKGLYGSYNLPQYDLIYGGGKNQSNSFRQTLFNKYKGETNFKTNLFESDSIPDSYKFNNNK; translated from the coding sequence ATGAAAAAGAATCTAAAAAAATATTTATTTGCTCCGATAGTACTGTTAACACCGCTTGCTTTAATAGCATGTAAGGTTACTAAAAATTCAGGGGATTCTAGCGAAACTGATTTAAAAAAATTAACTCCGGAAAAAATAAGAGAAAAGCTTAACAATATTAATGAATTTGATATCATTCAATTTAATGAATATAAAATTGAAAAATCACAAATTAAACCTTCTGATATTATTGATCTTAGCAAAATTATTGTTCAACCTAAGGAAGCTTCTTTAAAAGATAAAGTAAAGGTTGAAGTAATTGGTATTAAGGATGTAAAAGATAGTGAAGGAATGTTAACTCTAGTTTTACAAATATCATATGATAATATAACCACTCAAAAAGATTTTGTAGTATCTGGATTTAGAAAATTCGTAGATCCCACAATTGATTTAGGATTTGTAAAAAAATTCTCTCCTGATAATTTACAGGATTATATCGACTCTGATCTTTATAAACAATTTGAATTAGATAATAAGAAATACATTGATAATTTCTTGAGAAACGCAATTAATTTCTACTCTAATGGTGATATTAGTAAGTGAAGAGAAAATATTAAAAGGGATCCCAAACTAATTTCAAAATATGATGAAATTGCCAGGGAACTTCACTTGGATGATTTTAATAGTGCATTATTAAAAGGTTTTGCCTTACCACAAAAAGAGGGCAATCAAAAGAAGATAAGTTTATATGATGGTCCTGAAGTACCAAAAGCTCCAGGTTGATCTGATATTGCTGGTCGTGATGTTAATAAAGCCTATGGAGTACCAAGAATTCTACCTAACCAAAAATACAAAGATTATGCTCTAGATACCTATTCGGTTACATTTACATGACCTGATGAGAAGAAAAATCAAGAGACAAATTCTAAAAATAATTTTAGACAAACCCATGGAACAATGTGGACAATGGATTTTGTTAAAAGAGATGACGGAAAATATCCAACTAAGTGATATTTTGGAACTAACATGCACGTTGCCGATACCTTTGTTGACACAACAGTTAGCATTTCATTAACGAACATAAAAAAGGAAGTGGGATTAAATACTAAATTACCACTTTTAAATGGTGATAGATTTAGAGAATTCTTTAATGTTAATAACTTAAAAATAAATGATGGTAATAAAGGGGCAGCTAACGTAATTTTTGAGGCTAAAGATTTTTTAAATATAGACCCAGCAAATTATTTAATAAAAGAACAACAAGATAAATATAAAGATTTTAAGGAAATGTTAGATTTTGCTGTTATTGAAATAGATTTTGAAAAATTTGAAAATTCTAAACCAAAAGAATTTCCTGATGTAGAGTCTTGAGTTAAAGAAATAACTCATAATTACGCAAATGAAACAAAAAGACATATTAAATTTTTATCAAAAACTTATCTGACAAATTACGATAAGGCCAAATTTAGTTTGGATGCTAAAAAAGCAATAACAGAAAATAAAGATAATTTTTACATCATCGGATATCCTATTAGTACATTTGACTGGGGACTTGATATGTATGAAGATAAAGATTATGATGTAAACACAAGAAAATTTAAACAAAGTTTATGAATTAATGGCGAATCATCATTATTTAATACAACAAATGTTACAAATCAGGATTCAACTCAAAAATTTAGACAAGAAAATGGTAATAGATTATCAAGTAATTTAGGATTTAGAACCTTTGGCGATAAACCCGGACTATTAGATGCTTTTATCGGTTTTCCAAAAATATCAAATGAAAAACGTGATGATTTTTATACAAAAACTGATAAGGATGGCAAAAAATCGTACTTTATTAATTTTGGATTAGAATATTCACCAAGACACTTTTCTCCAGAACCAGGAGCATCAGGTTCAGTTATAAGAAATCAAAATAACGAATTAGTTGCTGTTTTCCATTCAAAACACGCACTAACTAATTCGGGTCTTGCCGCAGCATTTAGATCTGAAGGGTATGATTATAAAGGATTATATGGTAGTTATAATCTCCCACAATATGATTTAATTTACGGTGGTGGAAAAAATCAAAGTAACTCATTTAGACAAACATTATTTAATAAATATAAGGGCGAAACTAATTTTAAAACTAATTTATTTGAATCTGATTCAATTCCTGATTCTTATAAATTTAACAATAATAAATAA
- a CDS encoding type II toxin-antitoxin system death-on-curing family toxin, translated as MRKISIIVSKYDMEDINSFIKKYHSSMMEYSDNKWYFMSKFKDNPEEINFNIQVLDFNQLNEEDILKHMEINILKATEIAKKISTNQKYSDDFILVNEDHAVIDKIRNHLIKFQYEKNWSIIDYYADIFSTLLMSHLFKNGNKRFAYSFLRVLMNRSGFYVKWTYYPYNIDLLDKMNNSIEEKIACFEVCLSNRSTQDSICTLEQQQLEENETNREYCLSKLQKYKNEDIKTRKEMVKNEIKEWIKELICISY; from the coding sequence ATGAGAAAAATATCAATAATAGTTAGTAAATATGACATGGAAGATATTAATAGCTTCATAAAAAAATATCATTCTTCAATGATGGAGTATAGTGACAATAAATGATATTTCATGAGTAAATTTAAAGATAATCCTGAAGAAATAAATTTTAATATACAGGTTTTAGACTTTAATCAATTAAATGAAGAAGACATTTTAAAACATATGGAAATTAATATTTTAAAAGCAACTGAAATTGCGAAAAAAATTTCAACTAATCAAAAATATAGCGATGATTTTATTTTAGTTAATGAAGATCATGCTGTTATCGATAAAATTAGAAATCATTTAATTAAATTTCAATATGAGAAAAATTGGAGCATTATTGACTATTATGCCGATATATTTTCAACATTATTAATGTCACATCTATTCAAAAATGGAAATAAGCGATTTGCTTATTCTTTTCTTAGGGTATTAATGAATAGATCTGGTTTTTATGTTAAATGAACATATTATCCTTATAACATTGATTTACTTGACAAAATGAATAATTCTATAGAAGAAAAAATTGCTTGTTTTGAAGTTTGTTTGTCAAATAGATCAACTCAAGACTCAATTTGTACGCTAGAACAACAACAATTAGAAGAAAATGAAACCAATAGAGAGTATTGTTTAAGCAAATTACAAAAATATAAAAATGAAGATATAAAAACTCGTAAGGAAATGGTTAAAAACGAAATAAAAGAATGAATTAAAGAATTAATATGTATTAGTTATTAA
- a CDS encoding putative immunoglobulin-blocking virulence protein yields the protein MGFIKKRKNKILLGVFATVIATSITVGTGLYFLNSDSRNKFISVASASVNPNLINNNNLDIRNANSSSVDQNLKENNKKEEQKENKKVEKPDKNIEIKNEDKNKKDENKRNNDIASDSEKIVEEYIDFNGLKVKVRIKKIIRNIDPKYKHLANRDPYINNTLGKLVSVEVTDELRELNKNNVQNSFKNKIPENVLSELANSTESQNKAYIRQNTFYFENLFDKYRRLFDAPNDKVKQFLTAHGKSIYDVEIKGHYEKTIAELNNKIAEIEKKLSEHENKFKGNDDPGFDEYSKEFQRIYNEKKELENQKIDAKNHKYVQLIKNLDYTKFNVSSQIQQNLSKGLVIDQKEQNVYVNENGELESYATSPLLNEVVARNSRDNAQKRVFGIPGPFGRTPDSIAEGNYEGWIKNDVTTSPEFNFLNIKSGEGIKIEQLTKDPNSKVETKIKSGYVVTIDASNPVAYNKTLKVIQDLIANKKEITSYRIKNIGLTNKNQEFFEIFKALPEHLPQLELFFESTNTSALLALESKKIDELSIYTTGNSLLDDWVLNPYAFLGVAWYNNLDYNVSKDFQRNIKITTRVTFNSIGFEESDYKPDLKRINDGLKIAYWIRNNEPLYQGSLGPGLDPDTNERGNSYPTGLDLTRVTSMKSLRGLEFKKEPTDPENTRRRLRRIGLYNDSSVFTIDADELNEAQFDILDTNPDLKPKSKIFFSNGFETRRIKVTNLKNTQLTSTGRTNLNILLNFSEDNFSRDTEIEIDTNDTNLVNSLTGFKISQDKIEIA from the coding sequence ATGGGATTTATTAAAAAAAGAAAAAATAAAATTTTGTTAGGTGTTTTTGCGACCGTTATTGCAACATCTATTACCGTAGGAACAGGATTATATTTTTTGAACTCAGATTCTAGAAATAAGTTTATAAGCGTTGCATCAGCAAGTGTTAATCCAAATTTAATAAACAATAATAATTTGGATATTAGAAATGCCAATTCCTCAAGCGTTGATCAAAATCTAAAAGAGAATAACAAAAAAGAAGAGCAAAAAGAAAACAAAAAAGTTGAAAAACCAGATAAAAATATTGAAATTAAAAATGAAGATAAAAATAAAAAAGATGAAAACAAAAGAAATAACGATATAGCTAGCGATTCAGAAAAAATTGTTGAGGAATACATCGATTTTAATGGATTAAAAGTAAAGGTAAGAATTAAAAAAATAATCAGAAATATTGATCCAAAATATAAACATTTAGCAAATCGGGACCCATATATTAATAACACTCTTGGTAAACTAGTTAGTGTTGAAGTTACTGATGAGCTTAGAGAATTAAATAAAAATAATGTTCAAAATTCTTTTAAAAATAAAATTCCAGAAAATGTTTTATCAGAACTTGCTAATAGTACCGAAAGCCAAAATAAAGCTTATATTCGCCAAAATACATTTTATTTCGAAAATTTATTTGATAAATACCGTCGTTTATTTGATGCGCCTAATGACAAAGTTAAACAATTTTTAACTGCACATGGTAAAAGCATTTATGATGTAGAAATTAAAGGTCATTATGAAAAAACCATTGCTGAACTTAATAACAAAATAGCAGAAATAGAAAAAAAACTTTCAGAGCATGAAAATAAATTTAAAGGAAATGATGATCCTGGTTTTGATGAATATTCAAAAGAATTTCAAAGAATATATAACGAAAAGAAAGAACTTGAAAATCAAAAAATTGATGCCAAAAATCATAAATATGTTCAATTAATTAAAAATCTAGATTATACAAAATTTAATGTAAGCTCACAAATTCAGCAAAATTTAAGCAAAGGTTTAGTTATTGATCAAAAAGAGCAAAACGTTTATGTTAATGAAAACGGCGAACTTGAATCATATGCAACATCACCACTTCTAAATGAAGTTGTCGCTAGAAATTCTCGTGATAATGCACAGAAAAGAGTTTTCGGTATACCCGGTCCTTTTGGGAGAACTCCTGATTCTATAGCAGAAGGAAATTATGAGGGATGAATTAAAAATGATGTAACGACATCACCGGAATTTAATTTCTTAAATATTAAATCAGGCGAGGGAATTAAAATCGAACAATTAACTAAAGATCCAAATTCAAAAGTTGAAACTAAAATAAAAAGTGGTTATGTAGTTACTATTGATGCTTCAAATCCAGTGGCATATAACAAAACCTTAAAAGTCATTCAAGATTTAATTGCAAATAAAAAAGAAATTACTTCTTACCGTATTAAAAATATCGGTTTAACCAATAAAAATCAAGAATTTTTTGAAATATTCAAAGCGTTACCTGAACATTTACCACAATTAGAATTGTTTTTTGAAAGCACAAATACTTCAGCGCTTTTAGCACTTGAAAGTAAAAAAATTGATGAGTTAAGTATTTATACAACTGGTAACTCACTTTTAGATGATTGAGTTTTAAATCCTTATGCATTTTTAGGTGTTGCGTGATATAACAACTTAGACTATAACGTTAGCAAAGATTTCCAACGAAATATAAAAATTACTACAAGAGTAACCTTTAATAGTATTGGATTTGAGGAAAGTGATTATAAACCAGATTTAAAAAGAATTAATGATGGTCTAAAAATTGCATATTGAATTAGAAATAATGAACCCCTATATCAAGGTAGTCTTGGTCCTGGATTAGATCCTGATACTAATGAAAGAGGAAATAGCTACCCAACTGGTTTAGATTTAACTAGAGTAACTTCTATGAAATCGCTACGGGGCTTAGAATTTAAAAAAGAACCTACCGATCCTGAGAATACTCGTCGTCGTCTAAGAAGAATTGGACTATATAATGATAGTAGCGTTTTCACAATTGACGCTGATGAATTAAACGAAGCTCAATTTGATATTTTGGATACTAATCCCGATCTTAAACCAAAATCAAAAATATTCTTTAGCAATGGTTTTGAAACTAGAAGAATTAAAGTAACAAATTTAAAGAACACACAATTAACATCTACTGGTAGAACTAATTTAAATATATTACTAAACTTTAGTGAAGATAATTTCTCTAGAGACACCGAAATTGAAATTGATACAAATGATACTAATTTAGTTAATTCGCTAACTGGATTTAAGATTTCACAAGACAAAATAGAAATAGCCTAA
- the mip gene encoding Ig-specific serine endopeptidase MIP: MKKRNFKKYLFAPIVLLSPFALIACKVESNKAGDKTQIQLNESLNADQIREKLNSIEDFDFVQFDQYQSKKRDLKPSDIISYVDVIAKPQDASLRDKVKVEVSEIKEVNDRDGELTFNLKLSYNETSINKDIRVSGFKKYVSNIIDLRHEERFAPNSNKLQDYINSDLYSQFKLDNQKYLDNFLKRYIDYATDKKPENWRKDIARDSEFIEEYNKLAEKLHLDDFNSALYKGFALPQNEDGKKKLSLYEGTEVAKAPGWSDIAGRDVNKAYGVPRILPNDTYRKYALDTYSVSFQWPDEKKNKEEKTLNKYLRQAHGTMWTMDFAKEEGKSYPTKWYFGTNMHVADAFNNNVISLSLSNIKDSVGINTKLPLLGGDRYADFFNSYYINGDIKDAVNVIFEAKDFLDISPANYLIKSQRDKYKDYQEMLDFAIIEIDFEKLIKSKPNEFPNAESWAKKITHDYANQSDRHVKFLSETYLKNYDKAKFSLDTEIAKKEKKDNFYIIGYPISTNDWGLDRYEDKDFDPKTRPYKQSLWINGESSFFNAKNIKINPDKNNLTTQEFRQLNGDRFSSNLGFRTFADKPGLLDAFIGFPKISNQEKNQFYTKNNSDGTKSYFINFGLEYSPRHFSPEPGASGSVIRNQKNELVGVFHSKNGATNSGLAAAFRSEGYDYEGLYGDYKLPQYDLIYGGATGQKNSYLDELKKKYTGSFKTNLFKNGFTIPEEFKFNK; the protein is encoded by the coding sequence ATGAAAAAGCGTAATTTTAAAAAATATTTATTTGCCCCAATAGTACTACTCTCTCCATTTGCTTTAATTGCTTGCAAAGTGGAGAGCAACAAAGCTGGCGATAAAACTCAAATTCAGCTTAATGAAAGTTTAAATGCTGATCAAATTAGAGAAAAACTTAATAGTATTGAAGATTTTGATTTTGTACAATTTGATCAATATCAAAGCAAAAAAAGAGATCTTAAACCTTCAGATATTATAAGTTATGTTGATGTAATTGCTAAACCACAAGATGCTTCGTTAAGGGATAAGGTTAAAGTTGAAGTTAGCGAAATTAAAGAAGTTAACGATAGAGATGGTGAATTAACATTTAACTTGAAACTTTCATACAATGAAACATCAATTAATAAAGATATTAGAGTATCTGGTTTTAAAAAATATGTAAGTAATATTATCGATCTTCGCCACGAAGAGAGATTTGCTCCCAATTCTAATAAACTACAAGACTATATAAATTCAGATTTGTATTCACAATTTAAATTAGATAATCAAAAATATCTTGATAATTTCCTAAAAAGGTATATTGATTATGCAACTGATAAAAAACCTGAAAATTGAAGAAAAGACATTGCACGCGACAGCGAATTTATTGAGGAGTATAATAAGCTTGCTGAAAAACTTCACTTAGATGATTTTAATAGCGCTTTATATAAAGGATTTGCTTTACCACAAAATGAAGATGGTAAGAAAAAATTAAGTCTATATGAAGGCACCGAGGTTGCAAAAGCTCCTGGCTGATCTGATATTGCCGGCCGTGATGTTAATAAGGCCTATGGTGTTCCAAGAATTTTACCAAATGATACTTATAGAAAATATGCCTTAGATACTTATTCGGTTTCATTCCAATGACCAGATGAGAAAAAAAACAAAGAAGAGAAAACATTAAATAAATATTTAAGACAAGCACACGGAACAATGTGAACAATGGACTTTGCTAAAGAAGAAGGCAAATCTTATCCAACCAAATGATATTTTGGAACTAACATGCATGTGGCTGATGCCTTTAATAATAATGTCATATCGTTGTCCTTATCTAATATTAAAGATAGTGTAGGAATAAATACAAAATTACCATTACTAGGTGGAGATAGATATGCCGATTTCTTTAATTCTTATTATATAAATGGTGACATTAAAGACGCTGTAAATGTAATTTTTGAAGCTAAAGATTTTCTAGATATTAGTCCTGCTAATTATTTAATTAAGTCACAACGAGATAAATACAAAGACTATCAAGAAATGCTAGATTTTGCTATTATTGAAATTGATTTTGAAAAATTAATAAAATCGAAACCAAATGAATTTCCTAATGCGGAATCTTGAGCTAAGAAAATTACCCATGACTATGCTAATCAATCGGACAGACATGTTAAATTTTTATCTGAAACTTACTTAAAAAATTACGATAAAGCTAAATTTAGCTTGGATACCGAAATAGCTAAAAAAGAAAAGAAAGATAATTTTTATATTATTGGTTACCCTATCAGTACAAATGACTGGGGACTTGATAGATATGAAGATAAAGATTTTGATCCTAAAACAAGACCTTATAAACAAAGTCTATGAATTAATGGCGAATCATCATTTTTCAATGCTAAAAATATAAAAATTAATCCTGACAAAAATAATCTTACTACTCAAGAATTTAGACAATTAAATGGTGATAGATTTTCAAGTAATTTAGGTTTCAGAACTTTTGCTGATAAACCTGGTCTATTAGATGCCTTTATCGGTTTTCCAAAAATTTCTAATCAGGAAAAGAATCAATTCTATACTAAAAATAACAGTGATGGAACTAAATCTTATTTCATTAATTTTGGACTTGAATATTCACCAAGACACTTTTCTCCAGAACCCGGAGCATCAGGTTCAGTTATAAGAAATCAAAAAAATGAATTAGTCGGTGTATTCCATTCTAAAAATGGTGCAACTAATTCAGGTCTTGCTGCCGCATTTAGATCTGAAGGATATGATTATGAAGGTTTATATGGTGATTATAAATTACCACAATATGATCTAATTTATGGTGGCGCAACAGGTCAAAAAAATTCTTATTTAGATGAATTGAAGAAAAAATATACCGGATCATTCAAAACCAACTTATTTAAAAATGGGTTCACCATACCTGAAGAATTTAAATTTAATAAATAG